In a genomic window of Corynebacterium choanae:
- a CDS encoding glycine--tRNA ligase gives MGKQSKIETVANLCKRRGFVYPCGEIYGGTRSAWDYGPLGVELKENIKKQWWRSMVTSRPDVVGLDSSVILPRQVWVSSGHLEVFTDPLVESLYTHKRYRADHLLEAYEEKHGHPPANGLADINDPETGQPGKWTEPREFSGMLKTFLGPVDDEEGLHYLRPETAQGIFVNFKNVQTTARMKPPFGIAQIGKSFRNEITPGNFIFRTREFEQMEMEFFVKPGEDETWHQYWIDHRFNWYVDLGIDPENLRLYEHPQEKLSHYSKRTVDVEYAFEFAGSKWGELEGVANRTDFDLSTHAKGSGEDLSYFDQTTNERWTPYVIEPAAGLGRSMMAFLVDAYHEDEAPNAKGGVDKRVVLRLDRRLAPVKVAVLPLSKKDTLTPLAEEIATKLRGLWNVDYDVAGAIGRRYRRQDEIGTPFCVTVDFDSLEDHAVTVRERDTMEQQRIPIDELVTYLGGELAGC, from the coding sequence GTGGGCAAACAGTCCAAGATTGAAACCGTAGCGAACCTGTGTAAACGTCGTGGGTTTGTCTACCCTTGCGGCGAAATCTATGGCGGCACCCGTTCCGCCTGGGACTACGGTCCGCTTGGTGTGGAGCTGAAGGAAAACATTAAAAAGCAGTGGTGGCGTTCCATGGTCACCTCCCGGCCGGATGTGGTCGGCTTGGATTCTTCCGTCATTCTGCCTCGTCAGGTGTGGGTTTCTTCCGGTCACTTGGAAGTGTTTACCGATCCACTGGTCGAATCGCTGTACACCCACAAACGCTACCGTGCAGATCATTTGCTGGAAGCCTATGAGGAAAAGCATGGGCATCCGCCAGCAAACGGCTTGGCTGATATTAACGATCCAGAAACTGGCCAGCCCGGCAAGTGGACGGAGCCACGGGAGTTCTCTGGGATGTTGAAAACGTTCCTTGGCCCTGTCGATGATGAGGAAGGTTTGCACTATCTACGCCCGGAGACCGCGCAGGGCATTTTTGTGAACTTTAAAAATGTGCAAACCACGGCCCGGATGAAGCCGCCGTTTGGTATCGCCCAGATCGGTAAATCGTTCCGTAACGAGATCACCCCCGGTAACTTTATTTTCCGCACCCGCGAGTTTGAGCAGATGGAGATGGAATTCTTCGTCAAACCGGGCGAGGATGAAACCTGGCATCAGTATTGGATCGATCACCGTTTCAACTGGTATGTCGATTTGGGTATTGATCCGGAGAATTTGCGGCTCTACGAGCATCCACAGGAAAAGCTGTCGCACTACTCGAAGCGCACCGTCGACGTGGAATATGCCTTCGAGTTTGCTGGTTCGAAGTGGGGCGAGCTGGAAGGGGTGGCTAACCGCACCGACTTTGACTTGTCTACTCATGCCAAGGGCAGTGGTGAGGATCTGTCCTATTTTGATCAGACGACGAATGAACGCTGGACGCCGTATGTGATTGAACCGGCGGCTGGTCTTGGCCGGTCGATGATGGCCTTCCTGGTTGATGCCTACCATGAGGATGAAGCGCCCAATGCTAAGGGTGGCGTGGACAAGCGGGTGGTGCTGCGACTGGATCGCCGGCTGGCTCCGGTGAAGGTGGCAGTGCTGCCGTTGTCGAAGAAGGACACCCTGACCCCGCTGGCTGAAGAGATTGCAACGAAACTGCGCGGCCTGTGGAATGTGGACTATGACGTCGCTGGGGCGATTGGTCGCCGCTATCGTCGCCAGGATGAGATTGGTACCCCGTTCTGTGTGACGGTCGATTTCGATTCGCTAGAAGATCATGCGGTCACTGTTCGCGAACGTGACACCATGGAGCAGCAGCGGATCCCGATCGACGAGTTAGTGACCTATCTTGGCGGTGAACTTGCCGGCTGCTAG
- a CDS encoding Fur family transcriptional regulator produces the protein MAAANDKHIPKLGVRSTRQRTAVVEVLRDIDNFASAKQIYAVLHERGESVGLTTVYRTLQSLADINAVDVLHMASGESLYRSCDTDHHHHHLVCVACGLTHEIAGGPVEKWAAREAKGFGFQVTGHTAEVFGVCATCQNDPTATPTIDAPTDS, from the coding sequence ATGGCTGCAGCAAATGACAAGCACATTCCGAAACTTGGGGTGCGCAGCACCCGGCAGCGAACTGCGGTTGTCGAAGTACTGCGCGATATTGACAATTTCGCCTCCGCAAAACAGATCTATGCGGTGCTTCATGAACGGGGGGAATCGGTCGGACTGACCACTGTGTACCGCACCCTGCAGTCACTGGCCGATATTAATGCGGTCGATGTGCTGCATATGGCTAGTGGCGAATCGCTCTACCGGTCGTGTGACACCGACCATCACCATCACCATCTCGTGTGCGTGGCTTGCGGGCTCACCCATGAAATCGCCGGCGGCCCGGTAGAGAAATGGGCGGCACGCGAAGCAAAAGGCTTCGGTTTTCAGGTCACTGGCCACACCGCTGAAGTGTTCGGTGTTTGCGCCACCTGCCAAAACGATCCCACCGCTACCCCAACCATCGACGCGCCAACAGATTCCTAA
- a CDS encoding tyrosine-type recombinase/integrase has product MVAEHSGDHATLVWLLGTVGLRWGEAAGLQVGDIDHDRGRITIARSVSWLQSELVLGTPINGKPRQVSVTMSVLRMLAQQTAGKPKTAWVFFSSDGMPLRKQNAGSGFFARGYPLPAARS; this is encoded by the coding sequence ATGGTGGCAGAACATTCCGGCGATCACGCCACCCTCGTGTGGCTGCTTGGCACTGTGGGGCTGCGGTGGGGTGAAGCCGCCGGCTTACAGGTGGGCGATATTGACCATGACCGGGGCAGAATTACGATCGCTCGTAGCGTGTCGTGGCTTCAAAGCGAGCTGGTGTTGGGCACACCTATAAACGGCAAACCTAGACAGGTGTCGGTCACCATGTCGGTGCTGCGGATGCTCGCACAGCAAACAGCCGGTAAGCCAAAAACGGCGTGGGTGTTTTTCTCCAGTGACGGCATGCCGCTGCGGAAACAGAACGCTGGAAGCGGGTTTTTCGCGCGCGGTTACCCGCTGCCAGCAGCTCGATCCTGA
- the dnaG gene encoding DNA primase, translating into MAARRIPEKDIAEIRERTAIEEIVSEYVQLKPAGADSLKGLSPFKDERTPSFHVRPQRGFFHCFSTGKGGDVFTFLMEVEHVTFPEAVEICADKIGYHINYEGGGTSTRTEPGTRKRLIEANKLAHEFYQEHLITAEAAVGREFLAQRGFGRADAETFGCGYAPDGWDTLTKHLLGRGFSAKELIDAGLTSQGRRGPIDRFHRRLLWPIKSVTGEVIGFGARKLFDDDKLGKYINTSETMLYKKSKVLFGLDLAKHAIAEHHRAVIVEGYTDVMAMHAAGVTETVAACGTAFGDEHLHLLRRFLTEDSFFHGEVIYTFDGDEAGQKAALRVANGDQQYMSASFVCVAPDGLDPCDLRLQHGNKALAELVATRLPMVEFVVRTLLSGYDLSSANGRHQALQRVAPHIARVDDAMLRKNYARDAAGWIGWSDEREVVDLIERLHKQPPKQQHSKRQQIVVPSGGTQESSLRLPDRRSRRLYPERETIKLALQYPQLLGQSFDQTVDELFTDPTYQRIAGAIRSTGSLTTVKPGATWLSEVADNVGDFAGASLVSELAMEEIRCDEDALGAYARSILASLVDAFIGNMIAQLKGQLQRMRRDSDPAAYDELFSRIIALETQRKANKKTISGV; encoded by the coding sequence ATGGCTGCTCGACGTATTCCCGAAAAAGACATCGCTGAGATTCGAGAGCGCACCGCTATCGAGGAGATCGTCTCGGAATATGTGCAGCTCAAACCGGCTGGGGCGGACTCGCTGAAGGGGCTTTCCCCCTTTAAAGACGAGCGAACCCCATCATTTCATGTGCGTCCACAACGCGGCTTTTTTCACTGTTTTTCGACCGGGAAAGGCGGAGACGTTTTTACCTTCCTCATGGAGGTCGAACATGTCACCTTCCCGGAAGCAGTAGAGATCTGCGCCGACAAGATTGGCTACCACATCAACTATGAGGGTGGCGGCACCTCGACCCGCACAGAACCAGGCACCCGCAAACGGCTCATTGAAGCCAACAAACTCGCCCACGAGTTTTACCAGGAACATCTCATCACCGCTGAAGCCGCAGTTGGTCGGGAATTTTTAGCCCAGCGAGGGTTCGGTCGTGCGGATGCTGAAACCTTTGGGTGCGGCTACGCCCCCGATGGTTGGGATACGTTGACTAAGCATCTTCTGGGGCGTGGGTTTAGTGCGAAGGAACTCATTGATGCGGGACTCACCTCGCAGGGGCGGCGAGGGCCGATCGACCGTTTCCACCGGCGGCTGCTCTGGCCGATCAAATCAGTAACCGGTGAAGTCATTGGGTTTGGCGCCAGAAAGCTGTTTGACGACGATAAACTCGGCAAATACATCAACACTTCAGAGACGATGCTTTACAAGAAGTCGAAGGTACTCTTCGGTCTTGACTTGGCGAAACATGCTATCGCGGAGCATCATCGGGCAGTCATTGTGGAAGGTTATACCGATGTGATGGCGATGCATGCTGCCGGGGTGACGGAAACAGTTGCAGCCTGCGGTACCGCATTCGGTGATGAACACCTGCATTTGCTGCGCCGGTTTTTAACCGAGGATTCCTTCTTCCATGGAGAAGTGATTTACACCTTTGACGGCGACGAGGCCGGACAGAAAGCCGCATTACGGGTTGCCAACGGCGATCAACAATACATGTCCGCTTCGTTTGTGTGCGTCGCCCCTGATGGGCTTGATCCATGTGATCTTCGCCTGCAGCATGGCAATAAAGCTTTAGCAGAGCTGGTTGCCACGAGACTTCCTATGGTTGAGTTCGTGGTTCGTACCCTGCTGTCTGGCTACGATTTGTCGTCAGCTAACGGTCGCCATCAAGCATTGCAACGGGTTGCCCCCCATATTGCCCGGGTGGATGATGCGATGCTGCGGAAAAACTATGCCCGGGACGCTGCAGGGTGGATTGGTTGGTCAGATGAGCGGGAAGTTGTCGACCTTATCGAACGGCTGCATAAGCAGCCACCCAAGCAGCAGCACAGCAAACGGCAGCAGATTGTGGTGCCCTCGGGTGGGACACAAGAGTCTTCGCTGCGGCTGCCTGATCGTCGTAGCAGGCGGCTTTACCCGGAGCGGGAAACCATCAAACTTGCGCTGCAATACCCGCAGCTTCTAGGGCAAAGCTTTGACCAAACAGTCGACGAATTGTTTACCGATCCGACGTATCAACGTATCGCTGGGGCGATCAGAAGTACTGGGAGTCTCACTACTGTCAAACCGGGGGCTACCTGGTTGAGCGAAGTCGCGGACAATGTTGGTGATTTTGCGGGTGCCTCGTTGGTCAGTGAGCTTGCCATGGAAGAGATCAGGTGTGATGAGGACGCCCTGGGGGCGTATGCCCGCAGTATTTTAGCCAGTCTCGTCGATGCGTTTATTGGCAACATGATTGCTCAGCTCAAAGGTCAACTGCAGCGAATGCGACGCGACAGCGATCCAGCCGCCTATGATGAACTTTTTTCTCGGATTATCGCGCTGGAAACACAGCGCAAAGCCAATAAAAAGACCATATCTGGTGTGTGA
- a CDS encoding TPM domain-containing protein: MAESFPRSSRRLAARLLLIGAATGCGLAGTLLPYAAAEQMAPAMIVAQPATAVDSGVIDELGVLSTAEINALTNEIAAVRDAGGDVLIAFVTDIGGSPQQWAAEQTATHSNPGFIGLGVQTQPNRYSIAYQQGAVAESAIDALDSRVRAALAQGDFYAAAEHIVQQAAQFSNAGATPAPGGVPSSTPVATPPQGGAQSPGSTTNSTSTANTPGLLGGVGGAVLLGGGAFVVYRLAKRSNGRRAVESSSPRAIGSGASVTIEQARTIDPADTVTLSKLPLAILRQRAEEELASTDQLNRRATDELAQATAEFGPEKTRSFTAAMNRSTTTLQRAFHTFHELTAGRPSDAELRAGLVSVISDCGTADQALAEQADNFAELIDLLVQAPAKIEEYTKQLVELSAAIPSAKKQAAALANRYPESVVAPVNQHVALAKAHIASAEDLLDQARNMLGAPSDSQGLIVDYLRGVSDNLTQTQTLLAAVDQAGPTLAHADSTIASLRAEITDELAELERILQESGTTALVSSNPEQTAAELKKAKQLLADAATAATTDPLGTLATLTDLDAELDELLAAVKQQVTTVERKSSLVDQLLQAAATNITVADQLVDTRPSAIGADARTALAAAKRSYAQALNGRSGSIDAAMGFARQADRQAAAAVAAANRDMQRYQQQLAPRYNSRGNSNMGAFIAGALVNSMLNNHHRSHGGFGGGGFGSGGSFGGGGGFRGGGFGGGGGFRGGSF; encoded by the coding sequence ATGGCTGAGAGTTTCCCCCGTTCATCCCGCCGTCTTGCTGCTCGTCTTCTGCTTATTGGTGCTGCCACCGGCTGTGGCTTGGCCGGTACCCTACTGCCGTATGCTGCCGCCGAACAGATGGCACCAGCGATGATTGTGGCACAGCCGGCCACAGCAGTCGACAGTGGAGTGATCGACGAATTAGGTGTTTTATCCACCGCAGAGATCAACGCGTTAACCAATGAGATCGCTGCGGTGCGCGACGCCGGCGGCGATGTGCTGATTGCGTTTGTCACCGATATCGGCGGATCCCCGCAGCAGTGGGCAGCTGAGCAAACTGCCACACATTCCAATCCGGGTTTTATCGGTTTAGGTGTGCAAACCCAACCGAATCGTTATTCGATTGCCTACCAGCAGGGCGCGGTAGCCGAATCTGCAATTGATGCGCTTGACAGTCGGGTGCGGGCAGCGCTTGCCCAAGGGGATTTTTATGCCGCCGCAGAACACATCGTGCAACAAGCTGCACAGTTCAGTAACGCAGGTGCAACACCAGCCCCTGGCGGCGTGCCGTCCTCTACTCCTGTCGCCACCCCACCACAGGGCGGAGCACAGTCCCCAGGCTCAACCACTAATTCGACGTCGACTGCCAATACCCCGGGACTGTTGGGTGGTGTTGGTGGTGCGGTGCTGCTTGGCGGAGGAGCGTTTGTCGTCTATCGACTGGCGAAACGGTCAAACGGTCGACGCGCAGTGGAGTCTTCGTCGCCACGGGCGATCGGCAGTGGTGCGTCGGTCACCATCGAGCAGGCACGCACTATTGACCCGGCAGACACTGTCACGTTATCGAAGCTGCCGCTGGCGATCCTGCGGCAACGCGCGGAAGAGGAACTCGCTTCTACCGATCAGTTGAATCGGCGTGCCACCGACGAACTTGCCCAGGCGACTGCTGAGTTTGGACCGGAAAAGACACGAAGTTTCACAGCCGCGATGAACCGTTCCACTACAACGCTGCAGCGTGCGTTTCACACCTTCCATGAACTAACCGCTGGCCGCCCAAGTGATGCTGAGCTGCGGGCCGGATTAGTCAGTGTGATTAGCGATTGTGGCACTGCCGACCAGGCTTTAGCGGAGCAGGCAGACAATTTTGCGGAATTAATCGATTTGCTCGTGCAGGCACCTGCGAAGATCGAAGAATATACCAAGCAGTTAGTGGAGCTGTCGGCGGCTATACCTTCAGCAAAGAAACAAGCAGCAGCGTTGGCTAACCGCTATCCGGAATCGGTGGTTGCCCCAGTCAACCAGCATGTCGCATTGGCAAAAGCGCACATTGCCTCCGCGGAGGATCTGCTCGATCAGGCGCGCAACATGCTTGGCGCCCCGTCAGATAGTCAAGGGCTCATTGTCGATTATCTGCGGGGTGTCAGTGATAACCTCACCCAAACCCAGACGCTGCTTGCTGCCGTTGACCAGGCAGGACCTACCTTGGCGCATGCGGATAGCACTATTGCCAGTTTGCGCGCAGAGATCACCGATGAGCTCGCCGAGCTCGAGCGGATTCTGCAAGAGTCGGGAACAACTGCACTGGTCAGCAGCAATCCGGAACAGACTGCCGCCGAGTTGAAGAAGGCGAAACAACTCCTGGCGGATGCTGCCACAGCGGCGACAACTGACCCGTTGGGAACGTTAGCGACGCTCACCGATTTGGACGCGGAACTTGATGAACTCCTTGCTGCAGTCAAACAGCAGGTGACCACGGTTGAACGGAAGTCGTCACTTGTTGATCAACTGTTGCAGGCAGCCGCAACGAACATCACTGTTGCTGATCAGTTGGTTGATACTCGCCCAAGTGCGATCGGTGCCGACGCCCGGACAGCGTTAGCTGCGGCGAAGCGATCCTATGCACAGGCGTTAAATGGCCGCAGTGGCAGTATTGATGCAGCAATGGGATTTGCCCGGCAAGCTGATCGGCAGGCAGCCGCCGCGGTTGCTGCCGCGAATCGGGATATGCAGCGTTACCAGCAGCAGCTTGCACCCCGCTACAACAGTCGCGGAAATTCCAACATGGGTGCGTTTATCGCCGGTGCACTGGTCAATTCCATGTTGAATAATCATCATCGCTCCCATGGCGGATTTGGGGGCGGCGGATTCGGTAGCGGTGGCAGCTTCGGTGGTGGCGGCGGATTCCGCGGCGGTGGTTTCGGCGGCGGGGGCGGATTCCGCGGCGGAAGTTTCTAA
- a CDS encoding ABC transporter ATP-binding protein: MNDIFTLTDVTLCYDAQPIVEDFNVRIPRGKITTIIGPNGCGKSTLLASLCQALTPTTGTITYLGTDLRTLRPRQRAQQIALLPQSPIAPPGTLVGQLVARGRYPHRSVWQPWSAEDEQMVTQALDEVGLESLRDAPLNALSGGQRQRVWLAMALAQHTPTLLLDEPTTYLDIAHAIDVLTLVRQLRTQHDNTVVMVLHDLTLAARFSDHLIVLDQHGQLIAAGDPATILTPAVIETAFAVSAAILPDPGGDGPLVVPLRTIH, from the coding sequence ATGAACGATATATTTACACTGACCGATGTCACCCTGTGCTATGACGCACAGCCCATCGTGGAAGACTTCAACGTGCGCATTCCGCGCGGGAAGATCACCACCATTATCGGCCCGAATGGCTGCGGCAAATCCACGCTGCTTGCTTCGCTGTGCCAGGCACTCACCCCGACCACCGGCACGATTACATACCTGGGAACAGATCTTCGCACGCTACGCCCCCGGCAGCGGGCACAACAGATTGCGCTGCTTCCCCAATCGCCGATCGCCCCACCGGGCACCTTGGTCGGCCAGCTTGTTGCCCGCGGCCGATATCCGCATCGCAGCGTGTGGCAGCCCTGGTCAGCAGAAGATGAACAAATGGTAACCCAAGCGCTCGACGAGGTAGGGCTCGAATCGCTCCGCGACGCACCGCTGAATGCACTCTCCGGCGGGCAGCGGCAGCGGGTGTGGCTAGCCATGGCGCTCGCCCAGCACACCCCTACCCTGCTGCTTGACGAGCCAACCACCTATCTTGACATTGCCCATGCCATCGATGTGTTGACACTCGTACGGCAACTGCGCACCCAGCATGACAACACCGTGGTTATGGTGCTGCACGATCTCACCCTCGCCGCCCGATTCTCTGACCACCTCATCGTGCTGGATCAGCACGGGCAACTCATCGCAGCAGGCGATCCAGCAACCATCCTCACCCCAGCGGTGATCGAAACCGCCTTTGCAGTCAGTGCTGCGATCTTGCCCGATCCCGGCGGCGACGGACCGCTCGTTGTGCCACTCCGCACCATCCACTAA
- the fepB gene encoding Fe2+-enterobactin ABC transporter substrate-binding protein produces MRPVTLRITALLCAAALSVTACTAEKQPTDTASATTSSTHTTNTTSSATATAAWPRTITTTNGQGQPTEVTITEKPTRIVSTSVTLTGELLAMDAPVVATGTVNNKPPLADADGFFTQWANVAHERGLSAAYLREPNVEAILAAEPDLVLISASGQDSAAELYGQLADVVPTIVVDYSKQSWIDTARQLGEITGHEQEAAAAIDRYHARLEAVKAAITLPEQPVNIVSLTKEPGVLNFFTDASAQGQIFTALGFTVVEPDPNLVSTAGNHANRNDVKPVAAENAALALTGNTVFALSADGREAAAVLTSDPQLAGTPAVRNNTVIDLAPTAFRIDYYSAMALLDQIEALFTA; encoded by the coding sequence ATGCGCCCTGTAACACTTCGCATCACCGCCCTGCTGTGCGCTGCCGCGTTGAGCGTCACCGCCTGCACCGCCGAGAAGCAGCCCACCGACACCGCGTCTGCGACCACCAGCAGCACACACACCACGAACACCACCAGCAGTGCCACCGCCACCGCTGCTTGGCCGCGCACCATTACTACCACCAACGGCCAAGGCCAGCCCACCGAAGTAACGATAACCGAGAAGCCAACCCGCATTGTTAGCACCTCAGTGACGTTAACAGGGGAACTGCTCGCCATGGATGCACCCGTGGTGGCCACCGGCACAGTAAACAACAAACCGCCGCTGGCGGACGCAGATGGGTTCTTCACCCAGTGGGCCAACGTCGCCCACGAACGCGGACTCAGCGCAGCATATCTGCGGGAACCCAATGTGGAAGCAATTCTTGCCGCCGAACCCGATCTCGTGCTCATCAGCGCCAGCGGTCAAGATTCGGCAGCCGAGCTCTATGGTCAACTCGCGGATGTCGTACCAACCATCGTCGTCGACTACTCCAAGCAAAGCTGGATTGATACCGCCCGCCAACTCGGGGAAATCACTGGCCACGAGCAGGAAGCAGCAGCCGCTATCGATCGATATCACGCCCGCCTAGAGGCGGTGAAAGCTGCAATCACCCTGCCTGAACAGCCAGTAAACATTGTCTCCCTCACCAAGGAGCCGGGCGTATTAAATTTCTTTACCGACGCCTCAGCACAGGGCCAAATCTTTACCGCACTCGGATTTACAGTGGTCGAACCTGACCCCAATCTGGTGTCGACTGCCGGCAATCATGCCAACCGCAACGACGTCAAGCCCGTAGCCGCCGAGAATGCCGCCCTCGCCCTGACCGGTAACACAGTGTTTGCCCTCTCTGCTGATGGCCGCGAAGCAGCGGCAGTACTCACCAGCGACCCCCAGCTTGCAGGCACCCCAGCTGTGCGCAATAACACCGTCATCGACCTTGCCCCAACAGCCTTCCGAATCGACTACTACAGCGCCATGGCGCTGCTCGATCAAATCGAGGCGCTCTTTACCGCCTAA
- a CDS encoding deoxyguanosinetriphosphate triphosphohydrolase, with product MDTQRSPYRYTVDDCARLLPEAAKTHHLVDSPELRHPFARDRARVLHSAAFRRLADKTQVVGPQAGDTPRTRLTHSLEVAQIARAIGTGLGADPDLCELAGLTHDIGHPPYGHNGEVALNELGADCGGFEGNAQTLRILGRLEPKILDEEGNSYGLNLTRAALDAACKYPWTRTNPDGSVNRKYGCYDEDLALLQFARAGHVEGSRIPPLEGQVMDFADDIAYSVHDVEDGIIAGRISLAVLWDFVELASLANRGAEVYGGSPEELLAAADRLRQLSSVIAAAEFSPTLKGLAGLKRLTSELVGRYIGATIAASNQHNEPIADRLHGQVVRPAEVQAEVTLLKTLAVLYVMDEPSHLSNQDRQRDRIARVFDFYQLTAPESLDPMFAAWFVQAENDAAKTRVIIDQIASLTETALQTVAKRAHSIASFYG from the coding sequence GTGGATACACAACGATCCCCATATCGCTACACAGTCGACGACTGTGCACGTCTTTTGCCTGAAGCTGCGAAAACACACCATCTTGTGGATTCCCCAGAACTACGGCATCCCTTCGCCCGCGACCGGGCACGGGTGCTGCATTCGGCGGCGTTTCGACGTCTCGCGGACAAAACCCAAGTCGTCGGCCCGCAAGCCGGCGATACACCGCGCACACGGCTCACCCATTCCCTGGAAGTCGCGCAGATCGCGCGGGCAATTGGCACCGGGTTGGGTGCTGATCCGGACTTGTGTGAACTCGCCGGTCTCACCCACGACATTGGGCATCCCCCATATGGGCATAATGGGGAAGTAGCGCTAAACGAACTCGGAGCCGACTGTGGGGGCTTTGAAGGAAACGCCCAAACTTTGCGGATTCTTGGCCGCCTTGAACCGAAAATTCTCGACGAGGAAGGCAACTCATACGGGTTGAACCTCACTCGTGCGGCACTCGATGCAGCGTGCAAATATCCGTGGACACGCACCAACCCAGATGGCAGTGTTAACCGAAAATACGGCTGTTATGACGAAGACCTGGCACTGTTGCAATTTGCGCGAGCAGGGCACGTTGAAGGCTCTCGCATTCCGCCATTGGAAGGGCAGGTGATGGACTTTGCCGACGACATTGCCTACAGCGTGCACGATGTGGAAGATGGCATCATCGCAGGGCGGATCAGTTTGGCGGTGTTGTGGGACTTTGTTGAACTGGCATCATTGGCTAATCGGGGCGCAGAAGTCTACGGTGGCAGCCCCGAAGAGCTGCTGGCCGCCGCGGACCGGCTTCGGCAGCTTTCCAGTGTTATTGCGGCGGCCGAGTTTTCCCCCACACTTAAAGGACTGGCCGGATTGAAACGACTCACCAGTGAACTGGTTGGCCGCTACATTGGGGCAACCATTGCCGCAAGTAACCAGCACAATGAGCCTATTGCTGATCGGTTGCATGGTCAGGTTGTTCGCCCGGCGGAAGTGCAGGCAGAAGTGACTCTGCTAAAAACCCTCGCTGTGCTCTATGTCATGGATGAGCCATCCCACTTGTCAAACCAAGATCGGCAACGTGATCGCATCGCGCGTGTTTTCGACTTCTACCAGCTCACCGCTCCGGAAAGCCTTGACCCGATGTTTGCTGCCTGGTTTGTCCAAGCAGAAAATGATGCGGCGAAAACCCGTGTGATCATTGATCAGATCGCCTCCTTGACGGAAACCGCACTGCAGACTGTGGCGAAACGTGCCCACAGTATCGCCTCTTTCTACGGCTAA
- a CDS encoding phage integrase central domain-containing protein: MDRRKTELKPSTVAGYSQILSARIIPDWGTRRIASIRSSEVQAWVSAMPISGKTAREQHAILAQILDLAVDDRLITTNPARGISLPRRNPPVKV; encoded by the coding sequence ATGGATCGCCGGAAAACAGAACTCAAACCATCGACAGTGGCAGGGTATTCGCAGATTCTTTCCGCACGAATCATTCCGGACTGGGGTACGCGGCGAATCGCGTCGATCCGCTCCTCGGAGGTGCAGGCGTGGGTATCGGCAATGCCCATCTCTGGGAAAACCGCGCGTGAGCAACACGCGATACTCGCCCAAATCCTTGACCTCGCCGTCGACGACCGCCTCATCACCACGAACCCGGCGCGCGGAATATCGCTGCCGCGTAGAAACCCGCCCGTCAAGGTCTAA
- a CDS encoding ribonuclease domain-containing protein: protein MDQPGQNPVSSSTVSSPPTSASQPSSSTTNRHPTVSSSPTARVSTSPTSPRLSTANSQSSDGAPNTSGLTECPVTSLPKEAQSTIAQIVQGGPFPYPANDGTRFGNYEGHLPKQPRNYYREYTVPTPGVSHRGARRIVTGGQGTQPEGWFYTSDHYDSFCFIPDAPGGDNTR from the coding sequence ATTGACCAACCAGGACAAAACCCTGTTTCGTCGAGCACCGTCTCCTCCCCTCCCACCAGTGCAAGTCAGCCTTCATCTTCGACGACAAATCGCCACCCCACTGTCAGTAGCTCCCCCACTGCCCGCGTCAGCACTTCGCCCACCTCCCCGCGACTATCGACGGCAAATTCCCAATCCTCTGATGGTGCACCGAACACTAGCGGACTTACCGAGTGCCCGGTTACAAGTTTGCCGAAGGAGGCACAATCAACCATTGCACAGATTGTGCAGGGCGGACCGTTTCCTTATCCGGCCAATGACGGCACCCGGTTTGGCAACTATGAAGGGCATTTGCCGAAACAGCCGCGAAATTATTACCGGGAATACACTGTCCCAACTCCGGGTGTTTCGCACCGCGGGGCACGCCGGATTGTTACCGGCGGGCAAGGCACCCAACCTGAGGGATGGTTTTATACCAGCGACCATTACGACAGTTTCTGCTTCATCCCTGATGCCCCTGGTGGCGACAATACTCGGTAA